A genomic segment from Ramlibacter agri encodes:
- the fba gene encoding class II fructose-bisphosphate aldolase (catalyzes the reversible aldol condensation of dihydroxyacetonephosphate and glyceraldehyde 3-phosphate in the Calvin cycle, glycolysis, and/or gluconeogenesis) — translation MPLVSMRELLDHAAANGYGIPAFNVNNLEQVQAVMEAAKETNAPVILQASAGARKYAGESFIKHLISAAIEAYPQIPLVMHQDHGQNPDVCQGAINLGFSSVMMDGSLEADGKTIASYDYNIDVTRKVVDMAHKLGVTVEGELGCLGSLETMKGDKEDGHGTDATMTREQLLTDPEQAADFVKRTQLDALAIAIGTSHGAYKFTRKPTGDILAIDRIKEIHRRIPNTHLVMHGSSSVPQDLLAIIRQYGGNMKETYGVPVEEIQHAIKFGVRKINIDTDIRLAMTGAARKFLAENPEKFDMREWMKPAREAAKQICKQRYIEFGCEGQAGKIKGETLQVVAAKYSKGELAQVVN, via the coding sequence CAATGGCTATGGCATCCCGGCCTTCAACGTCAACAACCTCGAGCAGGTCCAGGCCGTCATGGAAGCGGCCAAGGAAACCAACGCGCCGGTGATCCTGCAGGCCAGCGCGGGCGCCCGCAAGTACGCCGGCGAAAGCTTCATCAAGCACCTGATCTCCGCCGCGATCGAGGCCTATCCGCAGATCCCGCTGGTGATGCACCAGGACCACGGGCAGAACCCCGACGTCTGCCAGGGCGCCATCAACCTGGGCTTCTCCTCGGTGATGATGGACGGCTCGCTGGAGGCCGACGGCAAGACCATCGCCAGCTACGACTACAACATCGACGTCACCCGCAAGGTGGTCGACATGGCGCACAAGCTGGGCGTCACCGTCGAAGGCGAACTGGGCTGCCTGGGCTCGCTGGAAACCATGAAGGGCGACAAGGAAGACGGCCACGGCACCGACGCCACGATGACGCGCGAGCAGCTGCTGACCGATCCCGAGCAGGCCGCCGACTTCGTCAAGCGCACGCAGCTGGACGCGCTGGCCATCGCCATCGGCACCAGCCACGGCGCCTACAAGTTCACCCGCAAGCCCACCGGCGACATCCTGGCGATCGACCGCATCAAGGAAATCCACCGCCGCATCCCCAACACGCACCTGGTGATGCACGGCTCCTCCTCCGTGCCGCAGGACCTGCTGGCCATCATCCGCCAGTACGGCGGCAACATGAAGGAAACCTACGGCGTGCCGGTCGAGGAGATCCAGCACGCCATCAAGTTCGGCGTGCGCAAGATCAACATCGACACCGACATCCGCCTGGCGATGACGGGCGCGGCGCGCAAGTTCCTGGCCGAGAACCCCGAGAAGTTCGACATGCGCGAGTGGATGAAGCCCGCGCGCGAGGCGGCCAAGCAGATCTGCAAGCAGCGCTACATCGAGTTCGGCTGCGAAGGCCAGGCCGGCAAGATCAAGGGCGAAACCCTGCAGGTCGTGGCGGCCAAGTACTCCAAGGGCGAGCTGGCGCAAGTCGTCAACTGA
- a CDS encoding phosphoribosylaminoimidazolesuccinocarboxamide synthase: MATALHTSNITSLPLLARGKVRDNYAVGTDRILMVASDRLSAFDVIMGEPIPGKGEILTRMALFWFARLGHVCPNHLTGAAPESVVTPAEVAQVKGRSMLVKRLQPIMVEAVVRGYLAGSGWKEYQESQSVCGVTLPAGLRNAGKLPQPIFTPAAKATSGHDENVSFERVVEMIGPDLAEKIRATSIRIYQEAADFALTKGLIIADTKFEFGLDEKGELVLMDEVLTPDSSRYWPVEGYEAAYAKGENPPSYDKQFVRDWLESVRIDGHPWDKTPPAPRLPKEVIEKTAAKYREALERLTG; the protein is encoded by the coding sequence ATGGCCACCGCCCTCCACACCTCCAACATCACCTCGCTGCCCCTGCTGGCCCGCGGCAAGGTGCGCGACAACTATGCGGTCGGAACCGACCGCATCCTGATGGTGGCGAGCGACCGCCTCTCGGCCTTCGACGTGATCATGGGCGAGCCCATTCCCGGCAAGGGCGAGATCCTGACCCGGATGGCGCTGTTCTGGTTCGCCCGGCTGGGCCACGTCTGCCCCAACCACCTGACCGGCGCGGCGCCCGAAAGCGTGGTGACGCCGGCCGAAGTGGCGCAGGTGAAGGGTCGCTCCATGCTGGTCAAGCGCCTGCAGCCCATCATGGTGGAAGCCGTGGTGCGCGGCTACCTGGCGGGCAGCGGCTGGAAGGAATACCAGGAGTCGCAGTCGGTCTGCGGCGTCACGTTGCCGGCCGGCCTGCGCAATGCGGGCAAGCTGCCGCAGCCGATCTTCACGCCGGCGGCCAAGGCCACCAGCGGCCACGACGAGAACGTCTCCTTCGAGCGCGTGGTGGAGATGATCGGCCCCGACCTGGCCGAGAAGATCCGCGCCACCAGCATCCGCATCTACCAGGAAGCGGCGGACTTCGCGCTGACCAAGGGCCTGATCATTGCCGACACCAAGTTCGAGTTCGGCCTCGATGAAAAGGGCGAGCTGGTGCTGATGGACGAGGTGCTGACGCCCGATTCCTCGCGCTACTGGCCGGTGGAAGGCTACGAAGCGGCCTACGCCAAGGGCGAGAACCCGCCCAGCTACGACAAGCAGTTCGTGCGCGACTGGCTGGAAAGCGTGCGCATCGACGGCCACCCCTGGGACAAGACGCCGCCCGCGCCGCGCCTGCCCAAGGAAGTGATCGAGAAGACGGCGGCGAAGTACCGCGAGGCGCTGGAGCGCCTCACCGGTTAA
- the trxA gene encoding thioredoxin, with protein sequence MIDVTIENFEQEVIAASMSQPVLVDFWAPWCGPCKAIGPILEKLETAYGGGFKLVKINSDEEQQLAQAFGIRSIPTVVLLKNGQPVDGFMGALPEGQVREFLDKHVQALAAEEEEEELPAEDPESDDPAAQLEKLQHAVATDPANDDARFDYVKALLLAGREADARRAFEPVANKTGLVRRLDALARWLDALAFQAGNPPAAELDARIAANKRDFQARFDKARLLLAQQQWTAAMDELLEILMRDKAWNEDLARKTYIAILEIIEQPRPKVAEGQIPPDDPMVASYRRRLSSVVLS encoded by the coding sequence ATGATCGACGTCACCATCGAGAACTTCGAGCAGGAGGTGATCGCCGCCTCCATGAGCCAGCCGGTGCTGGTGGACTTCTGGGCGCCGTGGTGCGGGCCCTGCAAGGCCATCGGCCCGATCCTGGAAAAGCTGGAAACCGCCTATGGCGGCGGCTTCAAGCTGGTCAAGATCAACTCCGACGAGGAGCAGCAGCTGGCCCAGGCCTTCGGTATCCGCAGCATCCCGACGGTGGTCCTGCTGAAGAACGGCCAGCCGGTGGACGGCTTCATGGGCGCGCTGCCCGAGGGCCAGGTGCGCGAATTCCTCGACAAGCACGTCCAGGCGCTGGCGGCCGAGGAAGAGGAAGAAGAGCTGCCCGCCGAGGACCCGGAAAGCGACGACCCGGCCGCCCAGCTGGAAAAGCTGCAGCACGCCGTGGCCACCGACCCGGCCAACGACGACGCCCGCTTCGACTACGTGAAGGCCCTGCTGCTGGCCGGCCGCGAGGCGGACGCCCGCCGCGCCTTCGAGCCGGTGGCCAACAAGACCGGGCTGGTGCGCCGCCTGGACGCGCTGGCGCGCTGGCTGGACGCCCTGGCTTTCCAGGCCGGCAATCCCCCGGCCGCCGAACTGGACGCCAGGATCGCCGCCAACAAGCGCGACTTCCAGGCCCGCTTCGACAAGGCCCGGCTGCTGCTGGCACAGCAGCAATGGACGGCCGCGATGGACGAGCTGCTGGAGATCCTGATGCGCGACAAGGCCTGGAACGAGGACCTGGCGCGCAAGACCTACATTGCGATCCTGGAGATCATCGAGCAGCCCCGGCCCAAGGTCGCCGAAGGCCAGATCCCGCCCGACGACCCGATGGTGGCGAGCTACCGCCGGCGGCTGTCGAGCGTGGTGCTGAGTTAA
- the purE gene encoding 5-(carboxyamino)imidazole ribonucleotide mutase, whose translation MSSKVSIGVVMGSSSDWDTMQHAVQILQEFGIAHEAKVVSAHRMPDDMFAYAEAAAGRGLKAIIAGAGGAAHLPGMLAAKTTVPVLGVPVASRHLQGVDSLHSIVQMPKGIPVATFAIGTAGAANAALFAVAMLANEDPKLRAQLEAFRIRQTEAARAMTLPPKEMP comes from the coding sequence ATGAGCAGCAAAGTGTCCATTGGTGTGGTGATGGGTTCCAGCAGCGACTGGGACACCATGCAGCATGCGGTCCAGATTCTCCAGGAATTCGGCATCGCGCATGAAGCGAAGGTGGTTTCGGCGCACCGCATGCCCGACGACATGTTCGCCTATGCCGAGGCGGCGGCCGGCCGCGGGCTCAAGGCGATCATTGCCGGCGCCGGTGGCGCCGCCCACCTGCCCGGCATGCTGGCGGCCAAGACCACGGTGCCCGTGCTGGGCGTGCCGGTGGCCAGCCGCCACCTGCAGGGCGTGGATTCGCTGCACAGCATCGTGCAGATGCCCAAGGGCATCCCGGTCGCGACCTTCGCCATCGGCACCGCCGGCGCGGCCAATGCGGCCCTGTTCGCCGTGGCCATGCTGGCCAACGAAGACCCGAAGCTGCGCGCGCAGCTGGAGGCCTTCCGCATCCGCCAGACCGAGGCCGCGCGCGCCATGACCCTGCCCCCGAAAGAAATGCCATGA